The Bradyrhizobium sp. CCGB01 genome segment TTGGTGAAGGGATCGTTGGCGCGGGCATAGTCGTTGAGCGCCGCCGCGCCGCGGTCGGTCGTGAAGTCGTAGGCGCGCAGCCAGTTCTGGCGGACGATGATGGCGTCAGCCGGGATCGAACGGACCTGCTCGATGAAGCGCGCGAGATGGAAGGCGATCTGCGGGTCGGTCGGCTGATAGTCGGCGGTCGCCGGTGCGATCGCCTGCGCCTGGCCGAGCCTGTCGGTCTGGACCACCCACGGCACCACGGTCCCGCGGGCGGACTGCCAGACGAGCGCCGCCGCGAACCCCGCCGACAGGAAAAGCGATCCGAACGCCATATAGCGCCAGTTGCGCGCCTGGACGCGGGCCGAGCCGATGCGGTCGTCCCAGACCTGGGCGGAGCGCTGATACGGCGTTTCGGGTTCGGGGGCTTTTCCGTAGTGCGTGGAGGGTCGTCGAAACATCAGCGGTCGCCTTCAGAGAGATTGATGGAGGAGCCGCCGCCATGGCTGTCGCCGCCGCGCACGGCATGGGCCGTGGTCGACACGGCGTGGCTCATTTGTTGAGAGCGCTTCATGCGGCGGGCCCAGGCGGGCGGCTGATCCCCGCCACCGGACGGGC includes the following:
- the trbF gene encoding conjugal transfer protein TrbF; the protein is MFRRPSTHYGKAPEPETPYQRSAQVWDDRIGSARVQARNWRYMAFGSLFLSAGFAAALVWQSARGTVVPWVVQTDRLGQAQAIAPATADYQPTDPQIAFHLARFIEQVRSIPADAIIVRQNWLRAYDFTTDRGAAALNDYARANDPFTKVGRQQIAVDVSSVIRASPDSFRVAWSERRYENGQLAETTRWTAILTIVVQIPRNADRLRANPLGIYVNAISWSRELGQ